Proteins from one Chitinophaga oryzae genomic window:
- a CDS encoding FecR family protein, with protein sequence MHDIKKLLKKYVAGKCTPEEQRLIEQWYQQESDASKADTSGLPFEHLEKNIWQKVQQQTAAPAKRVAMHRYTLLRIAALLLLIAGAGTLMWMRRPVRENWQEVFAPKTQSLQLVLDDGTRVWLNAGGGMRYPAHFTGADRKIELLSGEMCLDVKQDPAHPFMVKSEQINIRVLGTVFNVRHYPQRNFLQVTVQQGKVAVPLAGKEVVLLPDEQVTVHTGSAAFSKASVDGTAINGWTTGKFLFNNERLDVIALSLENRYGIQISFADSSLAAYRITAGIETTDSLSDVLDMLCLANKLNCTANGQHIIFRKQIH encoded by the coding sequence ATGCATGACATCAAAAAGCTGCTGAAAAAATATGTCGCCGGAAAATGTACGCCGGAAGAACAACGGTTGATAGAACAATGGTATCAGCAGGAAAGCGATGCCAGCAAAGCAGATACGTCCGGACTCCCTTTTGAGCACCTGGAAAAAAACATATGGCAAAAGGTGCAGCAACAAACAGCAGCGCCAGCAAAACGGGTGGCCATGCACCGGTATACGTTGCTCAGGATAGCAGCATTGCTGCTGCTGATAGCAGGCGCCGGTACGCTGATGTGGATGCGCCGGCCCGTCCGGGAAAACTGGCAGGAAGTATTTGCCCCGAAAACACAATCCCTGCAGCTGGTACTCGACGATGGCACACGGGTATGGCTAAACGCAGGCGGCGGAATGCGGTACCCCGCCCATTTCACAGGCGCAGACAGAAAGATAGAACTCCTGTCCGGCGAAATGTGCCTGGATGTAAAACAGGACCCGGCACACCCGTTTATGGTAAAATCAGAACAGATCAACATCCGGGTACTCGGTACGGTGTTTAATGTGCGCCATTACCCGCAACGGAATTTCCTCCAGGTAACCGTACAGCAGGGAAAAGTGGCTGTCCCGCTGGCCGGAAAGGAAGTCGTGCTGCTGCCTGATGAACAGGTAACCGTCCACACCGGCTCAGCTGCATTCAGCAAAGCCTCGGTAGACGGAACAGCCATAAACGGATGGACCACCGGCAAATTCCTGTTTAACAATGAAAGACTGGACGTAATCGCACTATCGCTCGAAAACAGGTACGGTATACAGATATCCTTTGCTGACAGCAGCCTCGCAGCCTATCGGATTACCGCCGGTATTGAGACGACGGATTCCCTGTCAGATGTACTGGATATGCTTTGCCTGGCGAATAAACTAAACTGCACCGCTAATGGCCAACATATTATTTTCCGAAAACAAATACACTAA
- a CDS encoding TonB-dependent receptor, translating to MKKGSRLFFLMLMCSQLLLGAASNGQSPAGDETIDYTFSGQSLKEAFAVIQQKTNYLFVYNEQLIAPYKAGNLQVRQQTVAWTVNELLRNTRLTYKIQNNKIIILEKASAPPAPTVSPAAPAEKIKGKVTDEKGTPLPGVTVAVKNAGRGNITNDEGIFSVDAAAGDVLVFSMSGYIRREISISSGQLPAIVLREDVKGLEEVVVVGYGTQKKRDITGSVSSVKARDIAEQPTTNAAQALKGKVAGLDVFSSGNEPGAGANILLRGQRSIKNDNSPLIVLDGIPMVGGFNEINPNDIASIEVLKDASSTAIYGSRAANGVLIITTKRGKAGKTNVAYDAYYGVTAITRKLDLMNGEQFAQLRREAARTANPNNSYPADATLFDDIALRSLALGRSTDWQDLIYHNGAKQNHQLSLTGGKEKTQFAVSFNYFREKGIIDKTDFTRGALRINLDHQVNSSIRMGVSTLASMSAQNITDNTVFDNALRLNPLGIPYDSTGKLLFRPNNDEGQRVNPLMIIQNTINQRYKTRVFASMYGEWDIFRDLTYRLNIGPEMEASKEGYFKGAETDDNQGGNATAGLSNSDMFSITVENILKYTKQLSKSQRLGITLLQSSQQQTVNSSGIKANKLPYETQSYHNLETAGEVTGITSDYRKSLLLSYMARINYDYKNRYLLTITGRADGSSVFAAGHKWGYFPSAAVAWRIDAEPFMQSLRKINTLKLRLSYGSTGFNGILPYGTFSTLKKSSYAFGETGMNGFQPATIANPNLKWESTTSLNAGIDFGFFNDRITGTVEHYIANTKNILLKRSIPGSSGYTEVLQNIGATRNSGWEVTLSTVNINNDNGFQWTTDLNFSANKNQIVQLYGDGKDDVGNQWFIGQPIKVFYDYRKTGIWQTSEAATAKEYGTKPGQIKLLDKNGDKQYSDQDRMILGSEFPGWIGGMANRFSYKGLELNIVINTRQHYLIYSRWFENNNRLAGRYNNIHADYWTPENPANDNPRPDKNQESVYLGSTLAYKDASFIRVKNLALAYSLPPLWLQRAAIKTLKITLSAENPFTITHYKGQDPEFESDGTRAMYPTVKMYAIGLNAAF from the coding sequence ATGAAAAAGGGAAGCAGGCTGTTTTTCCTTATGCTCATGTGCTCCCAGTTGTTGCTGGGCGCAGCTTCCAATGGCCAGTCGCCAGCCGGTGATGAAACCATCGACTACACTTTCTCCGGGCAATCGCTCAAAGAAGCGTTTGCCGTTATCCAGCAAAAAACAAACTACCTGTTTGTTTACAATGAACAGTTGATAGCACCTTACAAAGCAGGAAACCTGCAGGTAAGGCAGCAAACAGTGGCATGGACAGTCAACGAGTTGCTCCGTAATACCCGGCTGACTTATAAAATACAAAACAATAAAATAATCATCCTGGAAAAAGCGTCCGCGCCTCCTGCCCCCACGGTTTCCCCTGCCGCTCCTGCGGAAAAGATAAAAGGTAAAGTCACCGATGAAAAGGGTACGCCCCTACCCGGTGTAACCGTCGCCGTTAAAAACGCCGGCAGGGGCAACATCACCAACGATGAAGGCATCTTCTCCGTAGACGCCGCCGCTGGTGATGTACTGGTCTTTTCTATGTCCGGGTATATTCGCCGGGAGATAAGCATTTCCTCCGGCCAGCTGCCGGCGATCGTACTCCGGGAAGATGTAAAAGGACTGGAAGAAGTAGTGGTAGTAGGATATGGCACCCAAAAGAAACGGGATATCACCGGTTCCGTGTCCTCTGTAAAAGCACGTGACATTGCAGAACAACCTACTACCAACGCCGCGCAGGCATTGAAGGGCAAGGTGGCGGGCCTGGATGTGTTCAGCAGTGGCAATGAGCCCGGCGCCGGCGCCAATATACTGCTACGCGGCCAGCGTTCCATTAAAAACGACAACAGCCCGCTGATCGTATTGGATGGCATACCGATGGTCGGTGGTTTCAATGAAATCAACCCCAATGATATCGCTTCCATAGAAGTATTAAAAGACGCTTCCTCTACCGCCATCTATGGCTCCCGTGCCGCCAACGGCGTATTGATCATCACCACAAAAAGAGGTAAAGCAGGCAAAACAAATGTTGCCTATGACGCCTACTACGGTGTTACTGCCATCACCAGGAAACTGGACCTGATGAATGGAGAGCAGTTTGCCCAACTTCGCAGGGAAGCCGCCAGAACGGCCAATCCCAACAACAGTTATCCGGCTGACGCCACCCTCTTCGATGATATTGCACTGCGCTCCCTCGCGCTGGGACGGTCCACCGACTGGCAGGACCTTATTTATCATAACGGCGCCAAACAAAACCACCAGTTGTCGCTTACGGGCGGCAAGGAAAAAACGCAATTCGCCGTTTCCTTTAACTATTTCAGGGAAAAAGGGATTATAGACAAAACGGATTTTACACGGGGAGCCTTGCGTATTAACCTCGATCACCAGGTGAATAGTAGCATCAGGATGGGCGTATCCACCCTGGCCAGCATGTCTGCACAGAATATAACAGACAATACAGTATTCGACAACGCCCTGCGCTTAAACCCGCTGGGGATCCCTTACGACAGCACGGGTAAACTGTTGTTCCGTCCCAATAACGATGAAGGACAGCGGGTAAACCCATTAATGATTATCCAAAACACCATCAACCAGCGATATAAAACGCGCGTATTTGCCAGCATGTACGGAGAATGGGACATCTTCAGAGACCTCACCTACCGTTTGAATATAGGGCCGGAAATGGAAGCATCCAAAGAAGGCTACTTCAAAGGCGCCGAAACGGATGATAACCAGGGAGGAAATGCCACCGCGGGTTTGAGCAATTCAGATATGTTCTCTATAACGGTAGAGAATATACTGAAATACACCAAACAATTGTCAAAATCGCAACGGCTGGGCATCACCTTATTGCAAAGCTCCCAGCAGCAAACAGTCAACAGTTCCGGGATCAAAGCCAACAAGTTGCCTTATGAAACCCAAAGTTACCACAACCTGGAAACGGCAGGCGAAGTAACCGGTATCACCAGCGACTACCGCAAATCACTGTTACTGTCCTACATGGCTCGTATCAATTACGATTATAAAAACCGGTACCTTCTCACGATCACCGGCAGAGCAGACGGCTCCTCCGTTTTTGCCGCCGGCCATAAATGGGGGTACTTCCCTTCCGCCGCCGTCGCCTGGCGCATCGATGCCGAACCATTTATGCAGTCGCTGCGCAAAATAAACACCTTAAAACTGCGGCTCAGCTACGGCAGCACCGGCTTTAACGGCATTCTTCCCTATGGCACTTTCAGTACGCTCAAAAAAAGCAGCTATGCTTTTGGAGAAACAGGGATGAATGGCTTTCAACCCGCCACCATCGCCAATCCTAATCTCAAATGGGAATCTACTACCTCCCTGAATGCCGGGATCGATTTCGGCTTTTTCAATGACCGTATTACCGGTACCGTTGAACATTATATTGCCAACACCAAAAACATCCTGCTGAAAAGAAGTATCCCCGGCAGCAGCGGTTATACGGAAGTACTGCAAAACATCGGCGCTACCCGCAACAGCGGATGGGAAGTAACCCTGTCGACCGTAAACATCAATAACGACAACGGTTTTCAATGGACTACCGACCTGAATTTCTCTGCCAACAAGAACCAGATCGTTCAGCTGTACGGAGACGGAAAAGACGATGTCGGCAACCAATGGTTTATCGGTCAGCCGATCAAAGTGTTTTATGATTACAGGAAAACAGGCATCTGGCAAACCAGCGAGGCGGCCACAGCGAAGGAATATGGCACCAAACCCGGACAAATAAAACTGCTGGACAAAAACGGAGATAAGCAATACAGTGACCAGGACCGCATGATCCTCGGTTCTGAGTTTCCCGGATGGATTGGGGGTATGGCCAACCGCTTCTCCTATAAGGGGCTGGAGTTAAACATCGTCATCAATACCCGTCAGCACTACCTGATCTATTCCCGGTGGTTTGAAAATAACAACCGGCTGGCCGGCAGGTATAACAACATCCATGCAGACTACTGGACACCGGAAAATCCTGCCAATGACAATCCCCGTCCCGATAAAAACCAGGAAAGCGTATACCTCGGTTCAACGCTCGCCTATAAAGATGCCAGCTTCATAAGAGTAAAAAACCTGGCGTTGGCTTACTCGCTTCCGCCATTGTGGTTGCAGCGGGCTGCCATCAAAACCTTAAAAATCACCCTGAGCGCCGAAAATCCATTTACGATCACCCACTACAAAGGCCAGGACCCGGAATTTGAATCAGACGGTACCCGCGCCATGTACCCTACGGTAAAAATGTATGCCATCGGCCTCAATGCTGCTTTCTAA
- a CDS encoding RagB/SusD family nutrient uptake outer membrane protein, giving the protein MFFTSCSLDEKDLYKPVPEAIYSTPAGIANGVTGVYSKLRGLYGSQKGFTVTTMGTDLFQHGKDGGYKFMDDYSSALNPADDYLNAIWNDCYAGINAANTVLDRIDQVAMDDKLKNQYKAETRFLRAHYYYWLTLQFGDVVYSAHETKGVVTDAGRTAKEDIWKKMLEDTQYAVDQLGWTSPEYGRITKGAALHQLAKIKLLLKDNDGAAAAAIKVINEGPYQLVKTYSGVFDYNNQRNTEIVFAVQYLNNALFNDDGNQGHAFFTPAYDQYPGLKRDLEQGGRPYTRFRPTAFFRELFDQNDARFDVTFRYTWTYNNTATLPPGKKTGDTVVWQLSPGVTSVIAPNNDNMHWGIKKHDDPTRASVQALNGFRDFFVYRFSETYLLAAEALILAGKPNDALPYFNAVRTRAAKPGKQLPEVTAAQLNIDQLLDERARELGGEGMRWMDLARTGKLIERVKKYNPNAVNIKDHHVLRPIPQAQIDLSTVNFPQNKGYF; this is encoded by the coding sequence TTGTTTTTCACGTCCTGCAGCCTGGATGAAAAAGATCTGTACAAACCGGTGCCGGAAGCTATCTACAGCACTCCTGCCGGCATTGCCAACGGCGTTACCGGGGTGTACAGCAAACTGAGAGGACTATACGGCTCTCAGAAGGGATTTACCGTCACCACCATGGGCACCGATCTTTTCCAGCACGGAAAAGACGGAGGATATAAGTTCATGGACGACTATTCCTCCGCGCTCAACCCCGCTGACGACTATCTGAATGCTATATGGAACGATTGTTATGCAGGCATTAATGCTGCCAACACCGTCCTTGACAGGATAGACCAGGTGGCGATGGATGATAAGCTCAAAAACCAGTATAAGGCAGAAACACGTTTTTTACGGGCGCATTACTACTACTGGCTGACGCTCCAATTTGGGGACGTGGTGTATTCCGCCCATGAAACCAAAGGCGTGGTAACAGATGCCGGCAGAACTGCCAAAGAAGACATCTGGAAAAAGATGCTGGAAGATACACAGTATGCCGTCGATCAACTGGGCTGGACATCTCCGGAGTACGGGCGCATTACCAAAGGCGCTGCCCTTCATCAGCTGGCAAAAATTAAACTGCTGCTGAAAGATAATGACGGTGCTGCCGCCGCTGCGATAAAAGTAATTAACGAAGGTCCTTATCAGCTGGTAAAGACTTACAGCGGGGTATTTGATTACAACAATCAGCGAAATACAGAAATTGTATTCGCCGTACAATACCTCAACAACGCCCTGTTTAATGACGATGGTAACCAGGGGCATGCCTTCTTTACGCCTGCCTATGATCAGTACCCGGGTTTAAAACGCGACCTGGAACAAGGCGGACGCCCTTACACCCGTTTCAGGCCTACTGCTTTTTTCCGGGAGCTGTTCGATCAGAATGATGCCCGTTTTGACGTCACCTTCCGCTATACCTGGACCTACAACAATACCGCTACACTACCGCCCGGAAAAAAGACAGGTGACACCGTAGTATGGCAACTCTCACCCGGCGTCACTTCTGTGATTGCCCCGAACAATGACAACATGCACTGGGGCATCAAAAAACATGACGATCCTACCCGTGCCAGCGTACAGGCGCTCAACGGGTTCCGCGATTTTTTTGTGTACCGCTTTTCAGAAACGTACCTGCTGGCTGCCGAAGCATTGATACTGGCCGGAAAACCCAATGATGCACTGCCCTATTTCAATGCTGTCAGGACCAGGGCCGCCAAACCAGGCAAACAGTTGCCGGAGGTGACCGCCGCACAGCTGAACATAGACCAGCTCCTCGATGAACGCGCACGGGAACTGGGCGGGGAAGGTATGCGATGGATGGACCTTGCCCGCACCGGTAAGCTGATAGAGAGAGTGAAGAAGTACAATCCCAATGCGGTGAACATCAAAGACCATCATGTATTACGCCCTATCCCGCAAGCGCAGATAGATCTGTCCACCGTTAACTTCCCTCAGAACAAGGGATATTTTTAA
- a CDS encoding glycerophosphodiester phosphodiesterase family protein: MKRSLFIALIFCSIRGTLQAQTPPPSPEKIDLILEDFTQHPERILVTAHRLAHTNYPENSLGALQEAIRQGIDIAELDIRLTKDSVLVLMHDKTITRTTGRKGNVSSYTYAELQQFPLLHNGQPTTERIPSFKDALLLAKGQIMIDVDFKADSEEAARIAYELIRSTGTTRQVLFFIYDYKDATFLRRLDKQVPVMPRAHDATETAAILKMDKFPVVHVDESFTDSLMNNIRKAGSRVWINALGDFDAMERVAENTGFDLLLSKYKYANVIQTDLPEMLLRYLRKKGLHQ, encoded by the coding sequence ATGAAACGCAGTCTCTTTATTGCACTGATATTTTGCAGCATCCGGGGCACCCTTCAGGCGCAAACACCGCCACCTTCACCTGAAAAAATTGATCTTATATTAGAAGACTTCACCCAACACCCGGAGCGGATACTGGTGACCGCTCACCGGTTAGCCCACACCAACTACCCGGAAAATTCCCTGGGCGCCCTTCAAGAGGCGATCAGGCAGGGTATTGATATCGCGGAACTGGACATACGGCTCACCAAAGACAGCGTACTGGTGCTCATGCATGATAAAACCATTACCCGCACCACGGGGCGGAAAGGAAATGTCAGCAGCTATACCTACGCAGAACTGCAGCAGTTTCCATTGCTGCACAACGGTCAACCGACAACTGAGAGGATCCCCTCTTTCAAAGATGCACTATTACTGGCGAAAGGTCAGATTATGATAGATGTGGACTTCAAAGCCGATAGTGAAGAAGCTGCGCGGATCGCCTATGAACTGATAAGATCTACCGGTACCACACGGCAGGTCCTCTTCTTCATCTATGACTACAAGGACGCCACTTTTCTGCGCCGTCTTGATAAACAGGTGCCCGTCATGCCCCGGGCGCATGATGCCACAGAAACGGCTGCCATCCTTAAGATGGACAAGTTTCCCGTTGTACATGTGGACGAGTCTTTTACAGACAGCCTGATGAACAATATCCGCAAAGCAGGATCACGAGTATGGATCAACGCGCTGGGCGATTTTGATGCCATGGAGAGAGTGGCCGAAAATACCGGCTTCGACCTGTTGCTCTCAAAGTATAAATATGCGAATGTTATACAGACCGATTTACCGGAGATGCTGCTGCGGTATTTAAGAAAAAAGGGACTACATCAGTAA
- a CDS encoding RNA polymerase sigma factor, producing MHPSTYTNQLDNLSDEALLEQFRQGSAAAFEELYKRFWGVLYLQAYRILIHEEDAQDIVQEVFTTLWTKGRSIELSGSLAAYLYVATRNRVLNMLASKRTYRHHLSSLKQSLSAADNNSLQYITEKEITVRMEREINALPAKMREVFELSRKSALTHKEIAHQLQLSQETVKKQISNAIRTLRHKMAHFSLFC from the coding sequence ATGCATCCATCCACTTATACCAACCAGCTCGATAACCTGAGTGACGAAGCCTTGTTGGAGCAGTTCCGTCAGGGCAGCGCCGCTGCGTTTGAAGAACTATATAAGCGGTTCTGGGGAGTGCTCTATCTCCAGGCATACCGTATATTAATACACGAAGAAGATGCACAGGATATTGTGCAGGAAGTATTTACCACCCTGTGGACCAAAGGCAGAAGCATTGAGCTCTCCGGCTCCCTGGCAGCCTATTTATACGTAGCTACACGGAACAGGGTACTGAATATGCTGGCCTCCAAACGCACCTACCGTCACCACCTGTCTTCCCTGAAACAGTCCCTCTCCGCTGCTGATAACAATTCCCTGCAGTACATCACAGAAAAAGAAATTACGGTCCGCATGGAGCGGGAAATAAACGCCTTGCCCGCCAAAATGCGGGAAGTATTTGAGTTAAGCCGGAAATCGGCGCTTACCCATAAAGAAATAGCCCATCAGCTGCAATTGTCGCAGGAAACCGTCAAGAAACAAATCAGCAACGCCATTCGTACGCTCCGGCATAAAATGGCCCATTTCTCGCTTTTTTGCTGA
- a CDS encoding BON domain-containing protein codes for MKKDTYLLMKFINFKTADIMKLRYLTTSAMAIGLFFMIACKSKPKDSEIMKTASTAVQSIPGVTADVKEGVVTLSGTVSTEEEKASAENAVKSVKDVKSVVNNITVTPPPPPAAPVAVTADDSLKTAVADVVKDFPGVKVEVKDGVLTVTGEEKAARWKTLKMALDALHPKKVDAKGLKIK; via the coding sequence ATGAAAAAAGATACTTATCTTTTAATGAAATTTATCAACTTTAAAACAGCAGACATTATGAAACTCAGGTATCTGACAACTTCCGCCATGGCAATTGGGCTATTTTTCATGATTGCTTGTAAAAGCAAACCGAAAGATTCGGAAATCATGAAGACTGCCAGTACCGCAGTTCAATCTATTCCCGGAGTAACTGCCGATGTAAAAGAAGGAGTAGTAACATTATCCGGTACAGTAAGTACTGAAGAAGAAAAAGCATCTGCTGAAAATGCAGTTAAGTCTGTAAAAGATGTTAAGAGCGTAGTGAATAACATCACGGTGACGCCTCCTCCTCCACCTGCAGCCCCTGTAGCAGTAACGGCAGACGATTCCCTCAAAACAGCAGTAGCTGATGTGGTAAAAGATTTCCCTGGCGTAAAAGTAGAAGTAAAAGATGGCGTATTAACGGTTACCGGCGAAGAGAAAGCAGCTCGTTGGAAAACCTTAAAGATGGCATTAGATGCATTACATCCTAAAAAGGTAGATGCAAAAGGTCTGAAAATAAAATAA
- a CDS encoding glycoside hydrolase family 2 protein, which translates to MSARLLLLFTGILCLQTATAQENQYQYLSGTDKDHTVTWDFYCSGGQRKGQWTTIAVPSNWEQQGFGSYNYGHDKVKTDEYGLYRYRFTAPENWRERRVDIVFEGVMTDAEVKINGKLAGPVHQGGFYRFRYDISKLLHNGSNLLEVKVNKMSANAGVNNAERNGDFWVLGGIYRPVFLEVKPLVHIDRVAIDATAKGQFTVHAYTTALSGEYTISAQVQTMAGKAVKEAVAVPGNNTNAYTITQSVDHPATWSAEAPNRYQAVIEIKKGNQTIHRITQPFGFRTIEIRPHDGIYVNDVKVIFKGVNRHSAWPETGRTLSKAISIQDVNLMKDMNMNAVRMSHYPPDVHFLDVCDSLGLFVLDELTGWQAAYDTIVGRKLVKELVERDVNHPSVIAWDNGNEGGFNRTLDGDYAKYDPQKRPVLHPWERYNGVDTKHYPDFNYLVNASLYDQDIYLPTEFMHGLYDGGMGAGLADFWQRMLLHPRGAGGFLWAFADEGLVRTDKNGLMDTDGNHAPDGILGPHREKEGSFYTIREIWSPVHITLSAITTSFNGLVPVENRYDYTSLAQCRFGWQLLRFPSAGRKEKTDTLATGTINPPDLAPHTKGFLSLQLPAGWQEADALQVTAWDHHGREIITRSWPLQSPADVVRQFSAPVGKMNVVSGNDTLAVDNGKGVYYFSRTSGLLLQILTPKGKISLSGGPVLAGIPQQLKEFRSGADSSGFFVWARYEGNGFLQVKWTFQPGVPVKLDYSYSFKGEAAFSGITFRYPEEKVTGLSWQGDGPYRVWKNRLHGNLFGSWYKAYNNTVTGESWVYPEFKGYHANVYQATFHTTEQPVTFYTGNAGTFLQVFRPQAPKGASNNNTHPAFPEGDIGFLSAIAPIGTKFQNAAQMGPESQNNLMLNYTPVKGTVWIDLP; encoded by the coding sequence ATGTCAGCAAGACTTCTATTGCTGTTTACGGGTATTCTTTGCCTGCAGACAGCCACGGCTCAGGAAAACCAATATCAATACCTCTCGGGTACGGACAAAGATCATACGGTAACATGGGACTTTTATTGTTCCGGAGGGCAGCGCAAGGGGCAGTGGACGACTATTGCCGTTCCGTCCAACTGGGAGCAGCAGGGGTTTGGCAGCTACAACTATGGCCACGACAAGGTGAAGACGGACGAGTACGGTCTGTACCGCTACCGGTTCACCGCACCGGAGAACTGGCGTGAAAGACGGGTGGATATTGTTTTTGAAGGGGTGATGACAGACGCCGAAGTGAAGATAAACGGTAAACTTGCGGGACCGGTACATCAGGGTGGTTTTTACCGTTTCAGATATGACATCAGCAAATTGTTGCATAACGGCAGTAACCTGCTGGAAGTGAAAGTAAACAAGATGTCGGCGAATGCGGGTGTCAACAACGCTGAGCGCAACGGCGATTTCTGGGTGTTGGGCGGCATTTACCGGCCTGTGTTCCTGGAGGTAAAACCACTAGTGCATATCGATCGCGTGGCGATCGATGCTACGGCAAAAGGTCAGTTTACCGTACACGCCTATACGACCGCGCTGTCCGGGGAGTATACGATCAGCGCACAGGTACAGACGATGGCCGGTAAAGCCGTGAAGGAAGCAGTAGCTGTGCCGGGGAATAACACCAATGCATACACTATTACACAATCTGTTGACCATCCGGCCACCTGGAGCGCAGAAGCGCCCAATCGTTATCAGGCGGTGATAGAAATAAAAAAGGGCAACCAAACCATTCACCGTATCACACAGCCCTTTGGTTTCCGTACTATTGAAATCAGACCACACGATGGTATATATGTAAATGATGTGAAAGTTATTTTTAAAGGTGTTAACCGGCACAGTGCCTGGCCCGAAACAGGGAGAACGCTTAGCAAAGCTATCAGCATCCAGGACGTAAATCTCATGAAGGATATGAACATGAATGCGGTGAGAATGTCTCATTACCCGCCGGATGTGCATTTTCTGGATGTCTGCGATTCGCTGGGGTTATTTGTGCTGGATGAACTGACCGGGTGGCAGGCAGCATACGACACCATCGTAGGGCGCAAACTCGTAAAGGAATTAGTGGAACGGGATGTTAATCATCCTTCAGTAATTGCGTGGGATAATGGTAATGAAGGTGGCTTTAACAGGACGCTGGATGGCGATTATGCAAAGTATGACCCACAAAAACGTCCGGTATTGCACCCCTGGGAAAGGTACAATGGCGTGGATACCAAACATTATCCTGACTTTAATTACCTGGTCAATGCAAGTTTATATGACCAGGACATTTATTTGCCAACGGAGTTTATGCATGGCCTGTATGACGGAGGTATGGGAGCAGGGCTGGCTGATTTCTGGCAACGCATGCTGCTGCACCCTCGTGGGGCAGGTGGTTTTCTCTGGGCGTTTGCCGATGAAGGTCTGGTGCGTACCGATAAAAACGGGTTGATGGATACCGATGGCAACCATGCCCCCGATGGAATTCTGGGCCCACACCGTGAAAAAGAAGGGAGTTTTTATACCATCCGGGAAATCTGGTCGCCGGTACATATAACCTTGTCCGCTATCACCACCAGCTTTAACGGCCTTGTTCCTGTCGAGAACCGCTATGACTATACGTCACTGGCCCAATGCCGATTCGGTTGGCAATTGCTGCGGTTCCCGTCAGCCGGTAGAAAAGAAAAAACAGACACGCTGGCCACCGGTACGATCAACCCACCCGATCTGGCGCCACACACGAAAGGTTTTTTGTCATTACAGTTGCCTGCCGGCTGGCAGGAGGCAGATGCTTTACAGGTTACAGCCTGGGATCATCATGGGCGTGAAATTATTACCCGTAGCTGGCCTCTGCAATCGCCAGCCGATGTAGTACGACAGTTTTCGGCGCCAGTCGGCAAGATGAATGTGGTATCAGGAAACGATACGCTTGCAGTAGATAATGGCAAGGGTGTCTATTATTTCAGTCGTACCAGCGGGCTGTTATTACAGATACTTACGCCTAAAGGAAAGATATCTTTAAGCGGCGGCCCGGTGCTGGCGGGGATTCCTCAACAATTAAAAGAGTTCAGGTCAGGTGCCGATTCCAGCGGATTTTTTGTTTGGGCGCGGTATGAGGGCAATGGCTTCCTGCAGGTAAAATGGACTTTCCAGCCGGGCGTGCCGGTAAAACTGGATTATAGCTACAGTTTTAAAGGAGAAGCTGCTTTTAGCGGGATCACCTTCCGCTATCCGGAGGAAAAGGTAACAGGGCTGTCGTGGCAGGGTGATGGTCCCTACCGCGTATGGAAAAACCGGTTACACGGAAATTTATTTGGCAGCTGGTATAAAGCCTATAATAATACGGTAACAGGTGAAAGCTGGGTGTACCCCGAGTTTAAAGGGTATCATGCCAATGTATACCAGGCTACGTTTCATACCACGGAACAACCTGTTACTTTTTATACCGGCAATGCCGGTACGTTTTTACAGGTATTCAGGCCACAGGCACCCAAAGGCGCATCTAATAACAACACCCATCCGGCCTTTCCTGAGGGGGATATTGGCTTTCTGAGCGCTATTGCTCCTATTGGTACCAAGTTTCAGAATGCAGCGCAAATGGGACCTGAAAGTCAAAATAACCTGATGCTGAATTATACCCCTGTAAAGGGTACTGTCTGGATTGATTTACCGTGA